In Morganella morganii, the following are encoded in one genomic region:
- a CDS encoding secretin N-terminal domain-containing protein, whose amino-acid sequence MMMNKAKSAARLITGCCLLLAAAAPGGQHPRDLFQPVVISEEPAVLTELPVMYSPPLIPESGQSRTFTLQYADAADMLALLKQHHGEWFTDNKAPEADPLTNSLFIEAQPDVLSRAEAWLAQMDQPQQQVQITAHIVSGSREGLHELGLQWGTVLPSPESGNRLQLHQARGNNTFTFNIARLGGHLLEMELSALEQEQQLDIVASPRLTTAHEHPASIKQGAEIPYTTQNHESGSQVQFREAVLGMEVTPQILRDNKVRLTLHISRNAPGAALMQNGSEQYSIDKQEITTQVIVRSGETLILGGIFQQDKGRQVTGVPYLSSIPLMGKLFTHQYDKLSRRELVIFITPQLIDI is encoded by the coding sequence ATGATGATGAATAAAGCAAAATCAGCCGCCCGGCTGATCACCGGTTGTTGTCTGCTGCTTGCGGCAGCGGCTCCCGGCGGGCAGCATCCGCGGGATCTTTTTCAGCCTGTCGTCATCAGTGAGGAACCGGCCGTGCTGACAGAACTCCCCGTGATGTATTCCCCGCCGCTGATACCGGAAAGCGGGCAGAGCCGCACATTTACCCTGCAATATGCGGATGCGGCGGACATGCTGGCCCTGCTGAAACAGCATCACGGGGAATGGTTTACAGATAATAAAGCGCCGGAAGCCGACCCGCTGACAAATTCCCTCTTTATAGAAGCACAACCGGATGTGCTGTCGCGGGCGGAAGCCTGGCTGGCACAGATGGATCAGCCGCAGCAGCAGGTGCAGATTACGGCGCATATTGTGTCCGGCTCGCGGGAAGGGCTGCATGAGCTGGGGCTGCAGTGGGGAACCGTGCTGCCGTCACCAGAGTCCGGCAACCGCCTGCAGCTGCATCAGGCGCGGGGAAATAACACGTTCACCTTTAATATCGCCCGTCTCGGCGGCCATCTGCTGGAGATGGAACTGAGCGCACTGGAGCAGGAACAGCAGCTGGATATTGTCGCCAGCCCGCGCCTGACCACGGCGCACGAGCATCCCGCCAGTATCAAACAGGGAGCGGAAATTCCGTACACCACGCAAAACCATGAGTCCGGTTCACAGGTACAGTTCCGCGAGGCGGTACTGGGGATGGAGGTGACACCGCAGATCCTGCGGGATAATAAAGTACGTCTGACACTGCATATCAGCCGTAATGCCCCCGGTGCAGCGCTGATGCAGAACGGCAGCGAGCAGTATTCCATTGATAAGCAGGAAATCACCACACAGGTGATTGTCCGCAGCGGGGAAACCCTGATCCTCGGCGGGATTTTTCAGCAGGATAAAGGCAGACAGGTGACCGGAGTGCCGTATTTATCGTCGATCCCATTGATGGGAAAGCTTTTTACTCATCAATACGATAAACTCAGCCGCCGTGAATTAGTGATATTCATTACACCGCAGTTGATCGATATTTAG
- the aroB gene encoding 3-dehydroquinate synthase, with amino-acid sequence MEKVTVTLGERAYPISIAPGLFSLSGTFASLTTGQRAMIVTNETLAPLYLQTLTDNLAQAGVQADSVILPDGEQYKSLTTLDRIFTALLENNHGRDTTLIALGGGVIGDLTGFAAASYQRGVRFIQVPTTLLSQVDSSVGGKTGVNHPLGKNMIGAFWQPVSVVIDLDCLKTLPRRELASGLAEVIKYGIILDHDFFIWLENNIDRLLALEPQAMAYCIRRCCELKAEVVAADEKETSGLRALLNLGHTFGHAIEAEMGYGVWLHGEAVAAGMVMAARTAELLGTFRPEETERVIALLIRAGLPVRGPESMPADAYLPHMMRDKKVQGGKLHLIVPETIGRSVVRADIPHDRVLAAIQSV; translated from the coding sequence ATGGAAAAAGTGACTGTGACTCTGGGTGAGCGTGCTTATCCTATTTCAATTGCTCCGGGTCTCTTTTCCCTCTCCGGCACCTTTGCGTCGCTGACCACCGGTCAGCGTGCAATGATAGTTACCAACGAAACCCTTGCCCCGCTGTACCTTCAGACACTGACCGATAACCTTGCGCAAGCCGGCGTACAGGCGGATTCCGTGATTTTGCCGGACGGCGAGCAGTATAAATCCCTGACCACCCTTGACCGTATTTTTACCGCGCTGCTGGAAAACAATCACGGGCGTGATACCACGCTGATTGCGCTGGGCGGCGGTGTTATCGGTGATCTGACCGGATTTGCGGCAGCGAGCTATCAGCGCGGCGTCCGTTTTATTCAGGTGCCGACCACGCTGCTGTCTCAGGTGGATTCATCTGTCGGCGGTAAAACCGGCGTGAACCATCCGCTGGGTAAAAATATGATTGGTGCCTTCTGGCAGCCGGTCAGTGTGGTGATTGATCTCGACTGCCTGAAAACCCTGCCGCGCCGTGAACTGGCGTCAGGGCTGGCGGAAGTCATCAAATACGGCATTATTCTGGATCACGATTTTTTTATCTGGCTGGAAAATAATATCGACCGTCTGCTGGCACTTGAGCCGCAGGCGATGGCGTACTGCATCCGCCGCTGCTGTGAACTGAAAGCAGAGGTGGTGGCTGCGGATGAAAAAGAGACCAGCGGGCTGCGCGCACTGCTGAATCTCGGCCATACATTCGGCCACGCCATTGAGGCGGAAATGGGCTACGGTGTCTGGCTGCACGGCGAGGCAGTCGCCGCAGGGATGGTGATGGCTGCACGCACGGCTGAACTGCTCGGGACCTTCCGCCCGGAAGAGACAGAGCGGGTCATTGCGCTGCTTATCCGCGCCGGGCTGCCGGTGCGCGGACCGGAATCCATGCCGGCGGATGCGTATCTGCCGCACATGATGCGGGATAAAAAAGTGCAGGGCGGTAAACTGCACCTGATTGTCCCGGAAACAATCGGCCGGTCAGTTGTCCGTGCGGATATCCCGCATGACAGGGTGCTGGCTGCCATTCAGTCCGTGTAA
- the mrcA gene encoding peptidoglycan glycosyltransferase/peptidoglycan DD-transpeptidase MrcA: MKFLKYLLIFVVCCIFLGAASIYGMYKYVEADLPDVATLKDVKLQTPMQVYSADGELIAQFGEKRRIPLTLSQIPPMVRNAFIATEDSRFYDHHGIDPIGIFRAASVAMTSGRASQGASTITQQLARNFFLSPEKTVIRKVKEAFLAIRIEQMLTKDEILELYLNKIYLGQRAYGVGAAAYVYFGKSLDQLTLSEIAVIAGLPKAPSTFNPLYSKSRALARRNVVLTRMLEENYITRAQYDEARNEPIEARYHAPEIDFSAPYLAEMVRMAMIEKYGENAYTDGYKVYTTVKRKDQLSAEDAVHTGIIDYDMRHGYRGAQQVLWPQNSAAWDTEQILSKLKTLQVYGPLNPGVVLSADANRAQVMLKDGSTIDLTMDSMRWARKFISDRAMGPAPRAVNGVVHAGEQIWVRQNKDRWMLAQIPDVNSALVALNPTDGAVIALVGGFDFGLSKFNRVTQSLRQVGSSIKPLLYTAALDKGLTLASLLNDLPIVRADGAGPDWRPKNSPPRYDGPIRLRQGLGQSKNVVMVRAMRAMGVNYAADYLLRFGFPDSNIVRTESMALGSSSFTPMQMVRGYAVMTNGGYLVDPYFISRIDNTEGKALFTAEPKIACPQCTNIPVIYGEGSHDLESSLNKDALENDVAKSDSQPQENDQPAAPEADLEKAPQAGSDSPYAPHVVSTQVAFLIKDAMNSNIYGEPGWSGTGWRAMRDIKRRDLGGKTGTTNSSKDAWFVGYGPDIVAAVWIGFDENARDLGRGEAGAKSAQPIWNDFMKVALEGVPERKDPPPPGIISVQINRSTGKLGSGGNSRSEYFIKGTEPTDYGVSEVGTTIIQQDGGSEELF; the protein is encoded by the coding sequence GTGAAGTTCTTAAAGTATTTATTGATCTTTGTTGTCTGTTGCATTTTTCTTGGAGCAGCATCGATATATGGCATGTACAAATATGTCGAGGCTGACCTGCCCGATGTGGCCACACTGAAAGATGTCAAATTACAGACACCAATGCAGGTCTACAGCGCGGATGGCGAACTGATTGCCCAGTTCGGTGAAAAACGCCGTATTCCGCTGACACTCAGCCAGATCCCGCCGATGGTAAGGAATGCCTTTATCGCGACGGAGGACAGCCGTTTCTATGACCACCACGGAATCGACCCGATCGGGATTTTCCGTGCCGCTTCTGTTGCCATGACCTCCGGTCGTGCCTCACAGGGCGCCAGTACCATCACACAGCAGCTTGCCCGTAACTTCTTCCTGAGCCCAGAAAAAACCGTTATCCGTAAAGTAAAGGAAGCGTTCCTGGCCATCCGCATCGAACAGATGCTGACCAAAGATGAAATTCTCGAGCTGTATCTGAACAAAATTTACCTCGGCCAGCGCGCTTACGGCGTGGGGGCTGCGGCTTATGTCTATTTCGGCAAAAGCCTTGATCAGCTGACTCTCAGTGAGATTGCGGTGATCGCCGGGCTGCCGAAGGCACCGTCCACCTTTAACCCGCTTTACTCCAAATCCCGCGCCCTGGCCCGCCGTAATGTGGTGCTGACGCGGATGCTGGAAGAGAATTACATTACCCGCGCCCAGTATGATGAAGCGCGTAATGAGCCGATCGAAGCCCGTTATCACGCCCCGGAAATTGATTTTTCCGCGCCGTATCTGGCAGAAATGGTTCGTATGGCAATGATTGAAAAGTACGGTGAAAATGCCTATACCGATGGTTATAAGGTCTACACCACCGTTAAACGCAAAGATCAGCTCAGTGCTGAAGATGCGGTTCATACCGGTATCATCGACTACGATATGCGCCACGGTTACCGGGGAGCTCAGCAGGTTTTGTGGCCGCAGAACAGTGCGGCATGGGATACAGAGCAGATCCTGAGCAAACTGAAAACGTTACAGGTCTACGGCCCGCTCAACCCGGGTGTTGTGCTGAGTGCGGATGCTAACCGTGCACAGGTGATGCTCAAAGACGGCTCCACCATCGACCTGACCATGGACAGCATGCGCTGGGCGCGCAAATTTATCTCTGATCGCGCTATGGGTCCGGCACCGCGTGCGGTAAACGGTGTGGTGCATGCCGGTGAGCAGATCTGGGTGCGTCAGAACAAAGACCGCTGGATGCTGGCACAGATCCCGGATGTCAACTCTGCCCTGGTGGCACTCAATCCAACGGATGGTGCGGTGATCGCACTGGTCGGCGGCTTTGATTTCGGGCTGAGCAAATTCAACCGTGTCACCCAGTCTCTGCGCCAGGTCGGCTCCAGCATCAAACCGTTGCTGTATACCGCCGCACTGGATAAAGGTCTGACACTCGCCTCCCTGCTCAATGACCTGCCGATTGTCCGTGCGGACGGCGCTGGTCCTGACTGGCGACCGAAAAACTCACCACCGCGCTATGACGGCCCGATCCGTCTGCGTCAGGGGCTGGGACAATCGAAGAACGTGGTGATGGTGCGGGCCATGCGGGCAATGGGCGTGAATTATGCCGCCGATTATCTGCTGCGCTTCGGCTTCCCGGACAGTAACATTGTCCGGACAGAATCCATGGCGCTCGGCTCTTCCTCATTCACCCCGATGCAGATGGTGCGCGGCTATGCCGTGATGACCAACGGCGGCTATCTGGTCGACCCGTATTTTATCAGCCGGATTGATAACACCGAAGGCAAAGCTCTGTTTACCGCAGAGCCGAAAATTGCCTGTCCGCAGTGCACCAACATCCCGGTGATCTACGGCGAAGGTTCACATGACCTGGAAAGCAGCCTGAACAAGGATGCTCTGGAAAACGACGTGGCGAAATCAGACAGCCAGCCGCAGGAAAATGACCAGCCGGCAGCCCCGGAAGCCGACCTGGAAAAAGCACCGCAGGCAGGAAGTGATTCCCCGTATGCACCGCATGTAGTCAGCACCCAGGTGGCCTTCCTGATCAAAGACGCCATGAACTCCAATATCTATGGCGAACCGGGCTGGAGCGGAACCGGCTGGCGGGCAATGCGGGATATCAAACGCCGTGACCTCGGCGGTAAAACCGGTACCACCAACAGCTCAAAAGATGCCTGGTTTGTCGGCTACGGCCCGGACATCGTTGCTGCGGTCTGGATTGGTTTTGATGAAAACGCCCGTGACCTCGGCCGTGGTGAGGCCGGTGCGAAAAGCGCCCAGCCTATCTGGAACGACTTTATGAAAGTTGCGCTGGAAGGTGTGCCGGAACGCAAAGATCCGCCGCCACCGGGAATTATCTCCGTTCAGATCAACCGCAGCACCGGTAAGCTGGGCTCCGGCGGCAACTCCCGTTCCGAATACTTTATCAAAGGCACCGAGCCGACTGATTACGGCGTGTCGGAAGTGGGTACAACGATTATCCAGCAGGACGGCGGTTCGGAAGAACTGTTCTGA
- a CDS encoding IgaA/UmoB family intracellular growth attenuator, which translates to MTITLIITAALVIGCLIMVSVISHRRRQRRAGYVLPSLASLTHHRPGAGEIQAIEHHLTCAARQAVSNDLHFTLPAFPKKSDHVYRLCNRITRYAIPEKNGQQWHYYIEGNEVYLPAVLDEFIQATNVIDVMFTDGIPMIVGLNGHDLREFTDDHALARPMTKNNNVPVQAAILTNSNADIEFLGTRRESRQEYNLQHSHGFISGTLIVCGVLTALTAVFMPPFLFYWMMAAGAGLLLPGIILSLIPISNRRRLRDIQCYRGIPKRWGLFGDFDHSQKHSISLGGIDLIYPRHWEPWLHQDLGSVTQIEMYEDQQVVRQGKYLSLREESTRFPYRRYGKNLLIALTSAFALLVLACNQPVNLPVKLALNWLTGTETKVTTNFSELQNMPLYVGDFLEAKGVGMCYMPPNLSAQDKPNFRAFDCSGIYWNNTSPLPVPESEQVDRAAALLAELNNQLHPDAGARKVNDSLRNVITRSGMSLLDDFSSLVLKTQALCEFENSDCVRLKNALVNLGNSPNWENLLARAKAGKLEQSNVLLRPASAEALEKLVIATTSTAINKEVENAAMRLNSPPPGGVLLISDEGKSLVENAPVNEQTEEMTPLAHWQSLQKLSNMLLHTPFEVQGIVTDVSVDANGTRHILLHFQPDNVMLARFIGSCILLVVFSLLAIINGIYTFIRWRQRRRRMTDIRRYYDNCFRHDYPSSEVQP; encoded by the coding sequence ATGACTATCACCCTCATTATAACGGCCGCTCTGGTGATCGGTTGTCTTATAATGGTTTCTGTTATCAGTCACCGGCGGAGACAGCGCCGGGCAGGTTATGTATTACCTTCACTGGCCAGTCTGACACACCACCGGCCGGGTGCCGGTGAAATTCAGGCCATTGAGCACCATCTGACCTGCGCTGCCCGGCAGGCGGTCAGTAATGATCTGCACTTTACATTACCGGCTTTCCCCAAAAAAAGTGATCACGTCTATCGTCTGTGCAACCGCATCACCCGGTATGCTATCCCGGAGAAAAACGGACAGCAGTGGCATTACTACATTGAAGGCAACGAGGTTTATCTGCCTGCGGTTCTGGATGAATTTATTCAGGCCACAAATGTCATTGATGTGATGTTTACTGACGGGATACCGATGATTGTCGGGCTGAACGGTCATGACTTACGTGAGTTTACTGATGACCACGCGCTGGCAAGGCCAATGACAAAAAATAACAACGTACCGGTACAGGCCGCGATACTGACTAACAGCAATGCTGATATTGAGTTTCTCGGCACACGCAGAGAGAGCCGGCAGGAATATAACCTGCAGCACAGTCACGGGTTTATCAGCGGCACGCTGATTGTCTGCGGCGTGCTGACGGCGCTCACTGCGGTCTTTATGCCGCCGTTTTTATTTTACTGGATGATGGCCGCCGGAGCCGGGCTGCTGCTGCCGGGCATCATTTTATCCCTGATCCCGATCAGCAACCGCCGCCGTCTGCGGGATATTCAGTGCTACCGGGGGATCCCGAAACGCTGGGGTCTGTTCGGCGATTTTGACCACAGTCAGAAGCACAGCATTTCACTCGGCGGTATTGACCTTATCTACCCGCGCCACTGGGAACCCTGGCTGCATCAGGATCTCGGGTCTGTCACACAGATTGAAATGTATGAGGATCAGCAGGTTGTCCGCCAGGGGAAATACCTCTCCCTGCGCGAGGAATCCACCCGCTTCCCGTATCGCCGTTACGGCAAAAATCTGCTGATCGCCCTGACCAGCGCCTTTGCCCTGCTGGTTCTGGCCTGCAATCAGCCGGTCAATTTACCGGTTAAACTGGCCCTGAACTGGCTGACCGGCACAGAAACCAAAGTCACCACCAATTTCAGTGAACTCCAGAATATGCCGCTCTATGTGGGGGATTTTCTGGAAGCCAAAGGCGTGGGGATGTGTTACATGCCGCCGAACCTCTCCGCCCAGGATAAACCCAATTTCCGCGCATTTGACTGCTCCGGTATTTACTGGAACAACACCTCCCCGCTTCCGGTTCCCGAGTCCGAACAGGTTGATCGCGCCGCCGCGCTGCTTGCCGAACTGAATAACCAGCTGCATCCCGATGCCGGAGCCCGTAAGGTGAACGACAGTCTGCGCAATGTTATCACCCGCTCCGGGATGAGCCTGTTGGATGACTTTTCCTCCCTGGTTCTGAAAACCCAGGCGTTATGTGAATTTGAAAACAGTGACTGTGTGCGGCTGAAAAACGCCCTCGTCAATCTGGGGAATTCCCCGAACTGGGAAAATTTATTAGCCCGCGCCAAAGCCGGTAAACTGGAGCAATCGAATGTTTTATTGCGTCCGGCAAGTGCAGAGGCCTTGGAAAAGCTGGTTATCGCCACCACATCTACAGCTATAAACAAAGAAGTGGAAAATGCGGCAATGCGGCTGAACAGTCCGCCGCCTGGTGGTGTGCTGCTGATCAGTGACGAAGGCAAATCCCTGGTGGAGAACGCCCCGGTCAATGAACAGACAGAGGAAATGACACCGCTGGCACACTGGCAGTCCCTGCAGAAGCTCTCCAATATGCTGCTGCACACCCCGTTTGAGGTTCAGGGTATTGTCACGGATGTGTCTGTGGATGCCAACGGCACCCGCCATATCCTGCTGCACTTTCAGCCGGATAATGTCATGCTGGCGCGGTTTATCGGCAGCTGCATTTTACTGGTCGTATTTTCCCTTCTGGCCATTATCAACGGCATCTATACGTTTATCCGCTGGCGTCAGCGCCGCCGCCGGATGACGGATATCCGCCGTTATTATGACAACTGCTTCCGGCACGACTACCCTTCCTCTGAGGTGCAGCCGTAA
- the nudE gene encoding ADP compounds hydrolase NudE yields the protein MAELQKPKIIRIETVAQSRLFTVQSVALKFSNGAERVYERMRPATRESVLIVPVVNNELILIREYAAGVDSYELGFPKGAVDPGEDMLTAANRELKEEIGFGARTLTPLRRVTMSPSYFSGQMNILLAEGLYPEKLEGDEPEPLVQERWPVSKMMDLLTHPDFNEARNITALFLAQQFLQRTGH from the coding sequence ATGGCTGAATTACAAAAACCGAAAATTATCCGCATCGAGACTGTTGCCCAATCCCGCCTGTTTACTGTCCAGTCTGTTGCACTGAAATTCAGTAATGGTGCGGAACGGGTTTATGAACGTATGCGTCCTGCAACCCGTGAATCTGTCCTGATTGTCCCTGTGGTAAATAACGAACTTATCCTGATCCGGGAATATGCGGCGGGTGTGGACAGCTATGAGCTGGGGTTCCCGAAAGGTGCAGTCGATCCCGGTGAGGATATGCTGACTGCCGCTAACCGTGAGCTGAAAGAAGAAATCGGGTTTGGTGCCCGCACACTGACACCGCTGCGCCGCGTCACCATGTCCCCGTCCTATTTCTCCGGGCAGATGAATATCCTGCTGGCGGAAGGTCTGTATCCTGAAAAGCTGGAGGGCGATGAGCCGGAACCGCTGGTTCAGGAGCGCTGGCCGGTCAGTAAGATGATGGATCTGCTGACTCATCCGGATTTTAACGAGGCCCGCAATATTACCGCGCTGTTCCTGGCGCAGCAATTTTTACAGCGTACCGGTCACTAA
- the hslR gene encoding ribosome-associated heat shock protein Hsp15: MQQASQVTEPVRLDKWLWAARFYKTRSIARTMIDGGKVHYNGQRTKPGKLVENGAVIVLRQGNDERTIRVLGITDKRLSAPLAQTLWEETPESIEKREKTALARKMNALTMPHPERRPDKKERRTLLKFKHSNSDTAE; encoded by the coding sequence ATGCAACAGGCTTCACAGGTCACAGAGCCTGTCCGCCTTGATAAATGGCTCTGGGCGGCACGGTTTTATAAAACCCGCTCCATCGCCAGAACCATGATTGACGGCGGCAAGGTTCATTATAACGGGCAGCGGACCAAGCCCGGAAAACTGGTCGAAAACGGCGCGGTTATCGTCCTGCGTCAGGGAAATGATGAACGGACAATCCGCGTGCTGGGGATCACGGACAAGCGCCTGAGCGCGCCGCTGGCACAGACACTCTGGGAAGAAACCCCGGAGAGCATCGAAAAACGTGAAAAAACCGCGCTTGCACGTAAAATGAATGCCCTGACGATGCCGCACCCGGAACGACGTCCTGATAAAAAGGAACGACGGACATTGTTAAAATTTAAACACAGTAATTCAGATACCGCGGAATAA
- the hslO gene encoding Hsp33 family molecular chaperone HslO, with protein MSARQDTLHRFLFNKSDVRGELVNASGTLQQILDNHHYPEPVRRLLGELLVCTSLLTATLKFEGDITVQIQGDGPVRLAVINGNDRQQMRGIARMNGDVPAGAGFHDMIGKGFMVITITPRQGERYQGIVALEGETLEACLDDYFRQSEQLPTSLFVRVAEHDGKMQAAGMLLQALPASAEARTQEETQNMFSHLMQLTATISSDELFTLDAETILYRLYHEEDVVLYEPAPVAFHCGCSRERCADTLVTLPEEDVNHILQEDGKIDMECEYCGAHHIFDEQDIHEIRTQKNASLH; from the coding sequence ATGTCTGCACGACAAGATACATTACACCGGTTCCTGTTTAACAAAAGCGATGTCCGGGGAGAATTGGTCAATGCTTCCGGCACATTACAGCAGATCCTGGATAATCATCATTACCCGGAGCCTGTCCGCCGCCTGCTCGGCGAACTGCTGGTCTGCACCAGCCTGCTGACCGCGACCCTGAAATTTGAAGGGGATATCACCGTTCAGATCCAGGGCGACGGCCCGGTCCGTCTCGCTGTGATCAACGGCAACGACCGCCAGCAGATGCGCGGTATTGCCCGTATGAACGGCGATGTGCCTGCCGGTGCCGGTTTCCACGATATGATCGGCAAAGGCTTTATGGTCATTACTATTACGCCACGTCAGGGCGAGCGTTATCAGGGTATTGTGGCGCTGGAAGGGGAAACGCTTGAAGCATGTCTGGATGACTATTTCCGTCAGTCCGAACAGCTGCCGACCAGCCTGTTTGTCCGCGTTGCGGAACACGACGGCAAAATGCAGGCCGCCGGGATGCTGTTACAGGCACTGCCGGCATCAGCAGAAGCCCGTACTCAGGAAGAAACACAGAACATGTTCAGCCACCTGATGCAGCTGACTGCCACTATTTCGTCTGATGAGCTCTTTACCCTGGATGCCGAAACCATCCTGTACCGTCTCTATCATGAAGAAGACGTTGTGCTGTATGAACCGGCACCGGTAGCGTTTCATTGCGGTTGTTCCCGAGAACGCTGCGCAGATACGCTGGTAACACTGCCGGAGGAAGATGTTAATCATATTTTGCAGGAAGATGGCAAAATTGATATGGAGTGTGAATATTGCGGTGCTCATCATATCTTTGATGAACAGGATATTCATGAAATCCGCACTCAGAAAAACGCTTCGCTGCACTGA
- a CDS encoding SPOR domain-containing protein has translation MDGFKPEKQEPQIFSQPDDESIRPDASDRPERPERRNPRPRPQQSRPKFAVSRQQMMIGVAVVVLVLLIIAISSALKSPSEPEAQPQAQNGERPITLGTGSNDGATQLQPTEPVPSQTGQTGVNLPAINNLPTQAQPPSQTTGTGQRVDIPGDINDALNQGNTQVGINNAAQQNMNNLPPVVTPKEEPKKPVQQVKPQPVKTTTATPAKPRETTKPATAAPAPSKSGTAIAKAPAGNYTLQLSSASRADTLKAFAQKHGLSNYQVYETTRNGKSWYVLVYGNFPTVGDAKREVERLPAEIQGKKPWVRKMQQVHQDMK, from the coding sequence ATGGACGGCTTTAAACCCGAAAAGCAAGAACCACAGATTTTCAGCCAGCCGGATGATGAATCTATCCGTCCGGACGCATCTGACAGACCGGAGCGCCCTGAACGCCGTAATCCGCGTCCGCGCCCGCAGCAGTCACGGCCTAAGTTTGCCGTCTCCCGCCAGCAGATGATGATCGGCGTGGCGGTTGTGGTCCTGGTATTACTGATTATCGCGATAAGCTCCGCGCTGAAATCGCCGTCAGAACCGGAAGCCCAGCCGCAGGCACAGAACGGCGAGCGCCCGATTACCCTCGGCACCGGCAGCAATGACGGTGCAACACAGTTACAGCCAACCGAACCGGTTCCGTCACAGACCGGGCAGACCGGCGTGAATCTCCCTGCTATCAATAACCTGCCGACACAGGCACAGCCGCCGTCACAGACAACCGGCACCGGCCAGCGCGTGGATATCCCGGGGGATATTAACGATGCCCTGAATCAGGGAAATACGCAGGTGGGTATTAATAATGCGGCGCAGCAGAATATGAATAATCTGCCGCCGGTGGTCACTCCGAAGGAAGAGCCGAAGAAACCGGTACAACAGGTGAAACCGCAGCCGGTGAAAACCACCACGGCAACACCAGCCAAACCGCGTGAAACCACCAAACCGGCTACTGCGGCACCGGCTCCGTCAAAAAGCGGCACCGCGATCGCCAAAGCCCCTGCCGGGAACTATACCCTGCAGCTGAGCAGCGCGAGCCGTGCGGATACGCTGAAAGCCTTTGCGCAGAAGCACGGGTTATCCAACTATCAGGTTTATGAGACAACACGTAACGGAAAATCGTGGTACGTCCTGGTGTACGGTAATTTCCCGACAGTCGGGGATGCAAAACGGGAAGTTGAGCGTCTGCCTGCCGAAATTCAGGGGAAAAAACCGTGGGTCAGAAAGATGCAGCAAGTGCATCAGGACATGAAATAA
- the aroK gene encoding shikimate kinase AroK: MAEKRNIFLVGPMGAGKSTIGRQLAQQLNMEFFDSDQEIERRTGADVGWVFDVEGEEGFRLREEKIINELTEKQGIVLATGGGSVKSRETRNRLSARGVVVYLETNIEKQLARTQRDKKRPLLQVDEPVREVLVKLADERNPMYEEIADITIHTDDQSAKVVANQIIELLETNS, encoded by the coding sequence ATGGCAGAGAAACGCAATATCTTTCTTGTCGGCCCGATGGGTGCCGGCAAAAGTACTATTGGTCGTCAGCTGGCTCAGCAATTAAATATGGAATTCTTTGATTCCGACCAGGAAATTGAACGCCGCACCGGAGCCGATGTGGGCTGGGTGTTTGATGTCGAAGGTGAAGAAGGTTTTCGCCTGCGTGAAGAAAAAATCATCAATGAACTGACTGAAAAGCAGGGTATCGTCCTGGCTACCGGCGGGGGTTCCGTCAAGTCACGGGAGACCCGCAACCGCCTGTCTGCGCGGGGTGTGGTTGTATACCTTGAGACCAATATTGAAAAACAACTGGCCCGGACACAGCGCGATAAAAAGCGTCCGTTGTTACAGGTCGATGAGCCGGTCCGGGAAGTCCTGGTCAAACTGGCCGATGAACGCAATCCGATGTATGAAGAGATCGCGGATATTACTATCCACACCGATGATCAGAGTGCAAAAGTGGTTGCAAATCAAATTATTGAACTGTTAGAAACCAACAGTTAA